From the Bacillota bacterium genome, the window TCGGGTTTTTTATATTTGAACCAGGTAATAGTCATTGTAGAACAAGCGGCTGCAGCGGCAGCAAGGTTGGTAGTCATTGCTATACGGCCGATTTCTTCGTTTGCAGCAAGAGTTGAACCTGGGTTAAAACCAAACCATCCTACCCAAAGAATGAAAGCACCAAGTGCGCCAAGTGTTAAGCTGTGACCGGGAATTACATTTATTGTGCCGTCCTTGTTATATTTGCCTATACGAGGACCGAGCATGGATGCACCTACCAGTGCCGCCCAACCACCTACGGAGTGAACTACTGTAGAGCCTGCAAAGTCTACAAATCCTAAAGTGGACAGCCAGCCGCCTCCCCATACCCAGTGACCTACGACAGGGTAAATAAGAAGGCTTATAACTGCTGAATAAATCACATAAGCAATAAATTTTGTGCGTTCTGCCATGGCACCTGAGACTATAGTAGCAGAAGTTGCACAGAATACGGTTTGAAAAAATATGAATACACCTGGAGTAAGTTCGGAAAACTGGGATACGTTTGTAATTTTATCCGGGTTAAAAAATCCATTTGTACCAAAAAGCCCAAGAAAACTATCGCCAAACATAAGCCCGAATCCTATAATAAAATACAGAACAGAACCTATTGCAAAATCCATAAAGTTTTTCATTATAATATTGCCGGCATTTTTTGCCCTGGTAAAGCCGGTTTCCACCATTGCGAAGCCGGCTTGCATAAAGAAAACAAGAACAGCTGCAATCAAAGTCCACAAAATATTCAAATAGTTAAAATCCAAACTCATAAATAATCACCCTTTCATTTACATTTTCAATCTCTCATAGAAATGAAATAATTTTTGCTGATATTTACCGAAGTTTATTAGAGCGCTTTTTCTCCACGTTCTCCTGTACGTATTCTTATTACATCGGCAACATCATAGAGAAATATTTTGCCATCGCCGACATCGCCTTTTGCTAATTTACTGCATACAGCTTTTACGATATTTTCAGCTATAGTATCACTTGTTACTGTTTGAACTCTGAT encodes:
- a CDS encoding ammonium transporter produces the protein MSLDFNYLNILWTLIAAVLVFFMQAGFAMVETGFTRAKNAGNIIMKNFMDFAIGSVLYFIIGFGLMFGDSFLGLFGTNGFFNPDKITNVSQFSELTPGVFIFFQTVFCATSATIVSGAMAERTKFIAYVIYSAVISLLIYPVVGHWVWGGGWLSTLGFVDFAGSTVVHSVGGWAALVGASMLGPRIGKYNKDGTINVIPGHSLTLGALGAFILWVGWFGFNPGSTLAANEEIGRIAMTTNLAAAAAACSTMTITWFKYKKPDVGITLNGALGGLVAITAGCQVVTMWGAIIIGIMSGFVVTFGIEFIDKVLKVDDPVGAITVHCLNGIAGTLFVGLFANYKPGTASAILGLFYGGGFNLLGVQALGVISVAVWTLVTTFILFTVIKKTVGLRVSRIEEIQGLDIHEHGIESYADFVSRLQ